Proteins encoded in a region of the Bacillus thermozeamaize genome:
- a CDS encoding CRISPR-associated endonuclease Cas2 has protein sequence MMVLITYDVNTASITGQTRLRRVAKCCENYGQRVQNSVFECLLDPAQLAELKHQLQKIIDPSKDSLRIYYLGSNWRGRVEHIGAKPGYDPEGVIMV, from the coding sequence ATGATGGTGTTGATCACGTATGATGTAAACACGGCAAGCATAACCGGTCAAACACGACTTCGCAGGGTAGCAAAATGCTGCGAAAATTATGGACAACGCGTGCAAAACTCCGTATTCGAATGTCTGCTTGATCCGGCCCAACTTGCCGAGTTAAAACATCAGCTTCAAAAAATCATCGACCCATCAAAAGATAGTTTGCGAATCTACTACCTGGGTTCCAATTGGCGGGGACGCGTTGAACATATTGGCGCCAAACCGGGTTATGATCCGGAAGGCGTAATAATGGTTTAA